The following DNA comes from bacterium.
AATAGCCGGCCGACCGCGGATGCGAGAGAGGCTCCCATAATAACCGTTGGGGCTTCGCGTCCGGCTCCTCCGCCCGTCGAAATGGAAAAAGCAGATGTAATAATGGCTTTGAGCGTATGCCGTCGGCGCATGATACCGTTTTCTATCGCAATCGCTTTGACAACGCCTCGAAAGCCTTCTCCTGTAATTCCCTTAAAAATTGTATGGTCCAGCAAACCAACGCTCAATCCTCCTAAAGCCGTAATAATCGGGACGAGAGGTAAAAACTCTCTCAGTTCGGCCGTTTGAAACGCAGTTATCATGTTCTCAAAAGCCTTTAGAATCCCGTGAAAAAAAACAACCGACAAACCAACCGCAATACCCGCGATAACACATGTGAGCATTAATTTGATATCACGGGAATATGAATCCCATACTTTTCCAAAACGCATTAACAATTACTCCTTGGAGTTAATACTGGTCGTTATGCAAAGCCGACGGATCATCCTCA
Coding sequences within:
- a CDS encoding chloride channel protein codes for the protein MRFGKVWDSYSRDIKLMLTCVIAGIAVGLSVVFFHGILKAFENMITAFQTAELREFLPLVPIITALGGLSVGLLDHTIFKGITGEGFRGVVKAIAIENGIMRRRHTLKAIITSAFSISTGGGAGREAPTVIMGASLASAVGRL